Proteins encoded within one genomic window of Actinoplanes octamycinicus:
- a CDS encoding oxygenase MpaB family protein codes for MVPGRFGADRAWGERAARPLRLLAGGGARPTGPEIAALRSGLNRRDEVAAALVRAVRDAPGLTIRDLHRLVAAGPAEDVPEAVRTFFAAVSDRPAWLDDDLLARGAQACRAFGMDAGLVLAYGSLLGGYRTGAALEPLVRTGRLTGGETLRRIRETSHWWRAVTAPGGLAPDGAGFRATLHVRVMHALVNAQLEADPTWDHEFRGLPINQYDQASTLGVFSTSFLLHLRLLGVRVSRADARAVMHLWCYVGWLLGVDEQWLPFTERIGRRQLYHFLSYDPPPDRNSVALARALIAMSDEFARGWRRIYERERALSVSTWLLGRGAMRDLRLPWRPPWYGLARVAANLLISHGLGRLPGGRRLLLARGERQARAQFARWG; via the coding sequence ATGGTGCCGGGGCGGTTCGGGGCGGATCGGGCGTGGGGCGAGCGGGCGGCGCGGCCGCTGCGGCTGCTGGCCGGTGGCGGCGCGCGGCCGACCGGACCGGAGATCGCCGCCCTGCGCAGCGGTCTGAACCGGCGGGACGAGGTGGCGGCCGCGCTGGTCCGGGCGGTGCGGGACGCGCCCGGGCTGACGATCCGGGACCTGCACCGGCTGGTCGCCGCGGGGCCGGCGGAGGACGTACCGGAAGCCGTCCGGACCTTCTTCGCCGCGGTCAGTGACCGGCCCGCCTGGCTGGACGACGATCTGCTGGCCCGCGGAGCGCAGGCCTGCCGGGCCTTCGGCATGGACGCCGGGCTGGTGCTCGCCTACGGGTCGCTGCTCGGCGGCTACCGGACCGGTGCGGCGCTGGAGCCGCTGGTCCGCACCGGCCGGCTGACCGGCGGCGAGACCCTGCGCCGGATCCGGGAGACCTCGCACTGGTGGCGCGCGGTGACCGCGCCGGGCGGCCTGGCCCCGGACGGCGCCGGGTTCCGCGCCACCCTGCACGTCCGGGTGATGCACGCCCTGGTCAACGCCCAACTGGAGGCCGACCCGACCTGGGACCACGAGTTCCGCGGGCTGCCGATCAACCAGTACGACCAGGCCAGCACCCTGGGCGTCTTCTCCACCAGCTTCCTGCTGCACCTGCGGCTGCTCGGGGTGCGCGTCTCCCGGGCGGACGCACGGGCGGTGATGCATCTCTGGTGCTACGTCGGCTGGCTGCTCGGGGTGGACGAGCAGTGGCTGCCGTTCACCGAGCGGATCGGGCGCCGGCAGCTCTACCACTTCCTGTCCTACGACCCGCCGCCGGACCGGAACAGCGTCGCGCTGGCCCGCGCCCTGATCGCGATGAGCGACGAGTTCGCGCGCGGCTGGCGGCGGATCTACGAACGCGAACGCGCCCTCTCGGTGAGCACCTGGCTGCTCGGCCGGGGCGCCATGCGGGATCTGCGGCTGCCCTGGCGCCCGCCGTGGTACGGCCTGGCCCGGGTCGCCGCGAACCTGCTGATCAGTCACGGTCTCGGCCGGCTCCCCGGCGGCCGGCGGCTGCTGCTGGCCCGGGGCGAACGGCAGGCGCGGGCCCAGTTCGCCCGGTGGGGCTGA